A part of Pseudomonas sp. HR96 genomic DNA contains:
- a CDS encoding BatD family protein, translated as MRRVSACLICCLLALLALPSQAATLVASVDRTRLGAGETVELTLQSNDVTQFGKPDLTALDLDFEVRDTRQVNRPATLDTDAQATTRWMITLLPRHTGTVSIPPLQLGDAKSQAITLQVLVGDDADANNLAPVFIDASLDADSVYVQAQAVLTVRIYHSVALYDDSKLSPLQITDARTEQLGEPRTYEKLIKGVRHGVIELRFAIYPQRSGELMIPAQVFSATLADLADGDATPRPGKVLRVTSAQIPLNVRPRPAAWPSDAQWLPARSLSLSESWNPEPAQSQVGDSLTRTLSLKADGLSSAQLPPLPATNVNGLRRYPDQPQLNNLASERGLIGSRDEREALVPTRSGNIDLPPVEVVWWNTHEDHLERSSLPARSLRVVDNPTLAVETPVADSAAPAPNALLWPWKVATVLFAFTTLLGFLLWWRARSLPAVQRTAQTGPSPRSLMDDIKRACQANDTYATRQAIDAWARQQPETLADMAARFVPLSDALDGLNGALYSEAGQFWQGGDLWRAINAIPRVERQTLQVGDNGGLPPLYPK; from the coding sequence ATTCGCCGCGTCAGCGCCTGTTTGATCTGCTGCCTGTTGGCCCTGCTGGCCTTGCCCAGCCAGGCGGCGACCCTCGTGGCGAGCGTTGATCGCACGCGCCTGGGCGCCGGCGAGACGGTGGAGCTGACCCTGCAGAGTAACGACGTCACCCAGTTCGGCAAGCCGGACCTGACCGCTCTGGACCTGGACTTCGAGGTGCGCGACACCCGCCAGGTCAATCGCCCCGCCACCCTCGACACCGACGCCCAGGCCACCACACGCTGGATGATCACCTTGCTGCCACGCCACACCGGGACCGTCAGCATCCCGCCGTTGCAGCTGGGCGACGCCAAAAGCCAGGCCATCACCCTGCAGGTGCTGGTGGGCGATGACGCCGATGCCAACAACCTGGCACCGGTGTTCATCGACGCCAGCCTGGACGCCGACAGCGTCTACGTCCAGGCCCAGGCGGTGCTCACCGTGCGCATCTACCACTCGGTGGCGCTGTACGACGACAGCAAGCTCTCGCCGTTGCAGATCACCGACGCCCGCACCGAGCAGCTGGGCGAGCCCAGGACCTACGAAAAGCTGATCAAGGGCGTGCGCCACGGGGTCATCGAGCTGCGCTTCGCCATCTACCCGCAACGCAGCGGCGAGCTGATGATTCCGGCGCAGGTGTTCAGCGCGACGCTGGCCGATCTTGCCGATGGCGACGCCACCCCGCGCCCCGGCAAGGTGCTGCGGGTCACGTCGGCGCAGATCCCGCTGAACGTGCGCCCGCGCCCCGCCGCCTGGCCCAGCGACGCGCAGTGGCTGCCGGCGCGCAGCCTGAGTCTCAGCGAAAGCTGGAACCCGGAGCCGGCGCAGAGCCAGGTGGGCGACTCGCTGACCCGTACCCTGAGCCTCAAGGCCGACGGCCTGTCCAGCGCGCAACTGCCACCGCTGCCCGCCACCAACGTCAACGGCCTGCGTCGCTACCCCGACCAGCCGCAGCTGAACAACCTGGCCAGCGAGCGCGGGCTGATCGGCAGCCGCGACGAGCGCGAAGCGCTGGTGCCGACCCGCAGCGGCAACATCGACCTGCCGCCGGTGGAGGTGGTGTGGTGGAACACCCATGAAGACCACCTGGAACGCAGCAGCCTGCCGGCGCGCAGCCTGCGCGTGGTGGACAACCCGACCCTGGCGGTGGAAACCCCGGTCGCCGACAGCGCCGCACCGGCGCCAAACGCCCTGCTGTGGCCGTGGAAGGTGGCCACCGTGTTGTTCGCCTTCACCACTCTGCTGGGCTTTCTGCTGTGGTGGCGCGCCCGCTCGCTGCCGGCGGTGCAGCGCACCGCGCAGACCGGCCCCAGCCCGCGCAGCCTGATGGACGACATCAAGCGCGCCTGCCAGGCCAACGACACCTATGCCACCCGCCAGGCCATCGACGCCTGGGCCCGCCAGCAACCGGAAACCCTGGCCGACATGGCCGCGCGCTTCGTGCCGCTGTCCGATGCCCTGGACGGCCTCAACGGCGCCCTGTACAGCGAGGCCGGGCAGTTCTGGCAGGGCGGCGACCTGTGGCGCGCGATCAATGCCATCCCGCGGGTCGAGCGCCAGACCCTGCAGGTGGGCGACAATGGCGGGCTGCCGCCGTTGTATCCGAAGTAG
- a CDS encoding exonuclease SbcCD subunit D C-terminal domain-containing protein: MRLFHTSDWHLGQTLHGQERDHEHACFLQWLLRQLKEQRPDVLLIAGDVFDTVNPPVKAQERLYNFIVDAHEQQPQLTIVMIAGNHDSGSRIELPATLMRRLRTHALGRVSWLDDGVLDSERLLLPLPDANGAIAGWCLALPFLRPAEVTGQHLGDDYLQGIGRVHDMLIAAAQARRQPGQALIAISHAHMAGGSVSLDSERNLIVGSAEALPASLFGSDIGYVALGHLHKPQRVNGEERIRYSGSPLPLSFAEIDYPHQILDVRLDGETLASVETLRVPRAVELLRVGPLPLAEVLARLAELPELDLLAELLQQPWLEVRVRLDEPQPDLRQQIELALQNKAVRLVRIAAEYAGKADASDAESQLLELGQLSPFDLFGRAWQDAYGSEIDAQVLSDFALLLQDVQMEDPTA, encoded by the coding sequence ATGCGCTTGTTCCACACCTCCGACTGGCACCTGGGCCAGACCCTGCACGGCCAGGAGCGGGACCACGAACACGCGTGCTTCCTGCAATGGCTGTTGCGCCAACTCAAGGAGCAGCGGCCTGATGTGCTGCTGATCGCCGGTGATGTGTTCGATACGGTCAACCCGCCGGTCAAGGCGCAGGAGCGCCTGTACAACTTCATCGTCGATGCCCATGAACAGCAGCCGCAGCTGACCATTGTGATGATCGCCGGCAACCACGACTCCGGCTCGCGAATCGAGCTGCCGGCGACCCTGATGCGCCGCCTGCGCACCCACGCGCTGGGTCGCGTGTCGTGGCTCGACGACGGCGTGCTCGACAGCGAGCGCCTGCTGCTGCCGCTGCCCGACGCCAACGGCGCCATCGCTGGCTGGTGCCTGGCCCTGCCCTTCCTGCGCCCGGCCGAAGTCACCGGCCAGCACCTGGGCGACGACTACCTGCAAGGCATCGGCCGGGTCCACGACATGCTCATCGCTGCCGCCCAGGCCAGGCGCCAGCCGGGTCAGGCGCTGATAGCCATCAGCCATGCGCACATGGCCGGTGGCAGCGTGTCGCTGGATTCGGAGCGCAACCTGATCGTCGGCAGCGCCGAGGCCCTGCCCGCCAGCCTGTTCGGCAGCGACATCGGTTACGTCGCCCTCGGCCACCTGCATAAACCGCAGCGGGTCAACGGCGAGGAACGCATCCGCTACAGCGGCTCGCCGCTGCCGCTGTCGTTCGCCGAAATCGACTACCCGCACCAGATCCTCGACGTGCGCTTGGACGGCGAAACCCTGGCCAGTGTCGAAACCCTGCGCGTGCCGCGCGCCGTCGAACTGCTGCGGGTCGGCCCGCTGCCGCTGGCCGAGGTGCTGGCCAGGCTGGCCGAACTGCCCGAGCTCGACCTGCTGGCCGAGCTTTTGCAACAACCCTGGCTGGAGGTGCGCGTGCGCCTCGACGAGCCGCAACCGGACCTGCGCCAGCAGATCGAGCTGGCCCTGCAGAACAAGGCCGTACGCCTGGTGCGCATTGCCGCCGAATACGCCGGCAAGGCCGACGCCAGCGACGCCGAAAGCCAACTGCTGGAACTCGGCCAGTTGAGCCCCTTCGACCTGTTCGGTCGCGCCTGGCAGGATGCCTACGGCAGCGAGATCGACGCCCAGGTCCTGAGCGACTTCGCCCTGCTGCTGCAGGACGTGCAGATGGAAGACCCCACCGCATGA
- a CDS encoding AAA family ATPase — protein sequence MKILAIRLKNLASLAGPFELDFTAEPLASAGLFAITGPTGAGKSTLLDALCLALFGAVPRLNQTGRDAKVPDGDGEIATGDPRTLLRRGTGTGFAEVDFVGIDGHRYRARWEANRARDKAGGKLQPSKQSLLDLDSEQVVASQKREYEIELEKRLGLNFAQFTRAVLLAQSEFSAFLKANDNERSELLEKLTDTALYTQLGKRAFEKSRDAEKAVKELRDRAGGIAPLAVEARDALDAQYAAALLDYKAQQAALRQLEQQVQRQQEGQRLTEASQAAATQLAEAEQGWQALAEARVELLQLEQLAPQRHLFERREQAHRQWQPLAGQIALQQRQQAELQQRQVDLQTRQSNASATLAQALEVQNDSEPLLRQAFAQQAESTRLAAQTAEAQAAVHNAQHDCEQGQAQLQDLQQRQQASTEQLEQIATQLAASQPLAGLGDAWDVHRRVLQQGVALSGRLRQGRHELPALEQRAGEQSRQVQQLEQQWQALHAEAQVSPQQLGERLQESTAQLHEQRLHVRGFEELQRHWLRLDDLAQQQRELADQQRQLAEQREQRTAEGLQVKQQHQQAEQALAVTVQLLGRQRLARSASVEQLRAQLQDDRACPVCGSLEHPYHLPEALNAALGEHDDSEEAAARLQVERLATRLTELRVEVSTLVEQQKRNHQQEQAFAELQTSLSAALHAHPQYPQLPDSEQAIWLGNRLQEAGREIAALESTQQRLLAVQQQATRLQLHIQQAREASQAASAALNEQQRQLLGDQQRLDEDLEGFVALLPAATLQGLREEPTATFMALDQQLAARLQQLDSQREEQRAASERQRSIDQLATQQAALQQRLAQVRQQHTTLAAQRATVAATLASLLGEHADAEHWQSALQGRVQTCREEEAASAQGLQDTRTQSALLASELKASEQHQADLGKTVQALDESIALWRSGHPQLDDAGLARLLTLGADALEQRRLQVQQAERAIEQARVLLAERQQRQQAHQAGVGTDVQEEQLHSQLLATQQACAAGEERCADLRAQLSEDQRRVDANAQLQHGIDAAQREYLRWARISEVIGSQSGDRFRKIAQACNLDLLVHHANVQLRQLVRRYRLKRGGSLLGLLVLDTEMGDELRSVHSLSGGETFLVSLALALGLASMASSTLKIESLFIDEGFGSLDPESLQLAMDALDGLQAQGRKVAVISHVQEMHERIPVQIQVKRLGNGLSAVQVVG from the coding sequence ATGAAGATTCTTGCCATCCGCCTGAAGAACCTCGCTTCACTGGCCGGCCCCTTCGAGCTGGACTTCACCGCAGAACCTTTGGCCAGTGCCGGCCTGTTCGCCATCACCGGCCCCACCGGCGCCGGCAAGAGCACTCTGCTCGACGCCCTGTGCCTGGCGCTGTTCGGCGCTGTGCCGCGGCTCAACCAGACCGGGCGCGACGCCAAGGTACCCGACGGCGACGGCGAAATCGCCACGGGCGACCCGCGCACGCTGTTGCGCCGGGGCACCGGCACAGGCTTTGCCGAGGTCGACTTCGTCGGCATCGACGGGCACCGCTACCGCGCCCGCTGGGAGGCCAACCGCGCCCGCGACAAGGCTGGCGGCAAGCTGCAGCCGAGCAAGCAGAGCCTGCTGGACCTGGACAGTGAGCAGGTGGTCGCCAGCCAGAAACGCGAATATGAAATCGAGCTGGAAAAGCGCCTGGGCCTCAACTTCGCGCAGTTCACCCGCGCCGTGCTGCTGGCGCAGAGCGAATTCAGCGCCTTTCTCAAGGCCAACGACAACGAGCGCAGCGAGTTGCTGGAGAAACTCACCGACACCGCGCTCTACACCCAGCTGGGCAAGCGCGCCTTCGAGAAGAGCCGCGACGCGGAAAAGGCCGTCAAGGAGCTGCGTGACAGGGCCGGCGGCATCGCCCCGCTGGCCGTCGAGGCCCGCGATGCACTCGATGCGCAATACGCCGCTGCCCTGCTCGACTACAAGGCGCAGCAGGCCGCGCTGCGTCAGCTCGAACAGCAAGTGCAACGGCAACAGGAAGGCCAGCGGCTGACCGAGGCCAGCCAGGCCGCCGCCACGCAACTGGCCGAAGCCGAGCAAGGCTGGCAAGCCTTGGCCGAAGCCCGAGTCGAGCTGCTGCAACTGGAGCAATTGGCCCCGCAGCGGCACCTGTTCGAACGCCGCGAACAGGCACATCGACAGTGGCAGCCGCTGGCCGGGCAGATCGCTCTCCAGCAGCGCCAGCAGGCCGAGCTGCAACAACGCCAGGTCGATCTGCAGACGCGCCAGAGCAACGCCAGCGCCACACTGGCTCAGGCCCTCGAAGTGCAAAACGATAGCGAGCCGCTGCTGCGCCAGGCGTTCGCCCAACAGGCGGAATCCACCCGCCTGGCCGCGCAGACGGCTGAGGCCCAAGCCGCCGTGCACAACGCGCAGCACGACTGCGAGCAAGGCCAGGCGCAGTTGCAAGACTTGCAGCAGCGCCAGCAGGCCAGCACCGAGCAACTGGAGCAGATCGCCACGCAACTGGCGGCCAGCCAGCCACTGGCCGGCCTGGGCGACGCCTGGGACGTGCATCGGCGCGTGCTGCAGCAAGGCGTGGCCCTCAGCGGCCGGCTGCGCCAGGGACGCCACGAGTTACCGGCGCTGGAGCAGCGCGCCGGCGAGCAGTCACGCCAGGTCCAGCAGCTTGAGCAGCAATGGCAGGCGCTGCATGCCGAGGCGCAGGTCAGCCCGCAGCAGTTGGGCGAGCGCCTGCAGGAGAGCACCGCCCAACTGCACGAGCAACGCTTGCACGTGCGCGGCTTCGAAGAGCTGCAACGGCACTGGCTGCGCCTCGACGACCTGGCCCAGCAGCAACGCGAGCTGGCCGATCAGCAGCGCCAGCTGGCCGAACAACGCGAGCAGCGCACCGCCGAAGGCTTGCAGGTCAAGCAGCAGCATCAACAGGCCGAGCAAGCCCTGGCGGTCACCGTGCAGCTGCTGGGCCGCCAGCGCCTGGCGCGCAGCGCCAGCGTCGAACAACTGCGCGCGCAGTTGCAGGACGACCGGGCCTGCCCGGTGTGCGGCAGCCTGGAGCATCCCTATCACCTGCCCGAAGCGCTCAACGCGGCGCTTGGCGAGCACGACGACAGCGAGGAAGCGGCCGCCCGCTTGCAGGTCGAACGACTGGCCACGCGGCTGACCGAATTGCGCGTCGAAGTCAGCACCCTGGTCGAACAGCAAAAGCGCAACCACCAACAGGAGCAGGCCTTCGCCGAGTTGCAGACAAGCCTGTCGGCGGCCCTGCACGCCCACCCGCAGTATCCGCAACTGCCCGACAGCGAACAGGCGATCTGGCTTGGCAACCGCCTGCAGGAGGCCGGCCGCGAGATCGCGGCGCTGGAGTCGACGCAGCAACGCCTGCTGGCCGTGCAGCAGCAGGCCACACGCCTGCAGTTGCACATCCAGCAGGCCCGTGAGGCCAGCCAGGCCGCCAGCGCCGCGCTCAACGAACAGCAACGGCAGTTGCTCGGCGACCAGCAACGCCTGGACGAAGACCTCGAAGGCTTCGTCGCGCTGTTGCCCGCCGCGACCTTGCAGGGTTTGCGCGAAGAGCCGACCGCGACCTTCATGGCCCTGGACCAGCAATTGGCGGCACGCCTGCAACAGCTCGACAGCCAACGTGAGGAGCAACGAGCCGCCAGCGAACGTCAGCGCAGCATCGATCAGCTCGCCACACAGCAAGCGGCGTTGCAACAACGCCTCGCACAGGTTCGCCAGCAACACACGACACTGGCTGCGCAACGCGCCACCGTCGCCGCCACGCTGGCCAGCCTGCTGGGCGAGCATGCTGACGCCGAGCATTGGCAAAGCGCCCTGCAAGGCCGCGTGCAGACCTGCCGCGAGGAAGAAGCCGCCAGCGCCCAGGGCCTGCAGGACACCCGCACGCAGAGTGCCCTGCTGGCCAGCGAGCTCAAGGCGAGCGAGCAGCACCAGGCGGATTTGGGCAAGACCGTGCAGGCGCTGGATGAGAGCATCGCGCTGTGGCGCAGCGGCCATCCGCAGCTCGATGACGCGGGCCTGGCACGCCTGCTGACCCTCGGCGCCGACGCGCTCGAGCAGCGTCGCCTGCAGGTGCAGCAGGCCGAACGTGCCATCGAACAGGCGCGGGTGCTGCTGGCTGAACGCCAACAACGCCAACAGGCCCATCAGGCAGGCGTCGGCACAGACGTTCAGGAAGAGCAACTGCACAGCCAACTGCTTGCCACCCAGCAAGCCTGCGCGGCAGGTGAAGAGCGCTGCGCCGACCTGCGTGCACAGCTCAGCGAAGACCAGCGCCGCGTCGACGCCAACGCCCAGCTGCAACACGGCATCGACGCCGCACAGCGCGAATACCTGCGCTGGGCACGGATCAGCGAGGTGATCGGCAGCCAGAGCGGCGATCGCTTTCGCAAGATCGCGCAGGCCTGCAACCTCGACCTGCTGGTGCACCACGCCAACGTGCAGCTGCGCCAACTGGTGCGCCGCTACCGGCTCAAGCGCGGCGGCAGCCTGCTCGGCCTGCTGGTGCTGGACACCGAGATGGGCGACGAGCTGCGCTCGGTGCATTCACTCTCGGGAGGTGAAACCTTTCTGGTATCGCTGGCGCTGGCGTTGGGGCTGGCCTCGATGGCGTCGAGCACCTTGAAGATCGAGTCATTGTTCATCGACGAGGGCTTCGGCAGCCTCGACCCCGAATCCCTGCAACTGGCCATGGACGCGCTGGACGGCCTGCAGGCGCAGGGGCGCAAGGTGGCGGTGATTTCCCATGTGCAGGAGATGCACGAGCGCATCCCGGTGCAGATTCAGGTCAAGCGCCTGGGTAATGGGTTGAGTGCAGTGCAGGTGGTCGGCTGA
- a CDS encoding lactonase family protein, whose protein sequence is MKKLLLPLVVTTLISSVAQADLLVGTYTAGTSQGIYRYAFDSQTGQIAAQPTQTVKSENPSWLTLSHDQKHLFAVNENGPGQADVVGRVSSFAIDASHAISPINEVDSKGDEPTHSSLAKGEGYLFVSNYAVHPDPGGRLSVLPVKANGELGEVIQQEAHEASKVNPERQASSHVHSVVSAPNGHDVYLQDLGADRIFLYKFDPKNAAHPLTAAKTPEVILAPGSGPRHLTFSKDGKHAYLTLEMAAQVAVFDVRSDGFLIQKQLLDMAKGKPQEGKGGGAIHLSPDGKFLYATNRGNTNELIAYAVAANGQLKEIQRRSVEGKEPREFTFDPSGKFLLIANQKSSQIVVVRHDAKTGKLGETVQKFDIDTPSDLKFLAGK, encoded by the coding sequence ATGAAAAAACTCCTGTTACCGCTTGTCGTCACGACCCTCATCAGCAGCGTGGCCCAAGCCGACCTGCTGGTCGGTACCTACACCGCCGGCACCAGCCAGGGCATCTACCGCTACGCCTTCGACAGCCAGACCGGGCAGATCGCCGCGCAGCCTACGCAGACCGTGAAAAGTGAAAACCCTTCGTGGTTGACCTTGTCCCATGACCAGAAGCACCTGTTCGCGGTCAACGAGAACGGCCCCGGCCAGGCCGACGTGGTCGGTCGCGTCAGCAGCTTCGCCATCGACGCCAGCCATGCCATCAGCCCGATCAACGAGGTCGACAGCAAAGGCGACGAGCCCACCCACTCCAGCCTGGCCAAGGGCGAGGGCTACCTGTTCGTCTCCAACTACGCCGTGCATCCCGACCCGGGCGGGCGCCTGAGCGTGTTGCCGGTCAAGGCCAATGGCGAGCTGGGCGAGGTCATCCAGCAGGAGGCTCATGAGGCGAGCAAGGTCAACCCCGAGCGCCAGGCCAGCTCCCATGTGCACTCCGTGGTCTCGGCGCCGAACGGCCATGACGTCTACCTGCAGGACCTGGGTGCCGACCGGATCTTCCTGTACAAATTCGACCCGAAGAACGCCGCGCACCCACTGACCGCCGCCAAGACCCCCGAAGTCATCCTCGCCCCCGGCAGCGGCCCGCGTCACCTGACCTTCAGCAAGGACGGCAAGCACGCCTACCTGACCCTGGAGATGGCCGCCCAGGTCGCTGTGTTCGATGTGCGCAGCGACGGCTTCCTGATCCAGAAGCAGCTGCTCGACATGGCCAAGGGCAAGCCGCAGGAAGGCAAGGGCGGCGGCGCCATCCACCTGTCGCCCGATGGCAAGTTCCTCTACGCCACCAACCGTGGCAATACCAACGAGCTGATCGCCTACGCGGTCGCCGCAAACGGCCAGCTCAAGGAGATCCAGCGTCGCTCGGTGGAAGGCAAGGAGCCGCGCGAATTCACCTTCGACCCCAGCGGCAAGTTCCTGCTGATCGCCAACCAGAAGAGCAGCCAGATCGTCGTGGTCCGCCATGACGCCAAGACCGGCAAGCTGGGCGAGACGGTGCAGAAGTTCGACATCGATACCCCGTCGGACCTCAAGTTCCTCGCGGGCAAATAA
- a CDS encoding DUF5629 family protein has protein sequence MTASLTTELQTANLLLIDGLHAFDFTLTDAGLTLEAMDGRQLKRWAFSPEQLTAAQRNGAGDGWQLAGPDGTHQLLCLNAFSASDDEDEDSAVDETQTP, from the coding sequence ATGACCGCCTCCCTGACCACCGAACTGCAGACCGCCAACCTGCTGCTGATCGACGGCCTGCACGCCTTTGATTTCACCCTCACCGATGCCGGCCTGACCCTTGAGGCCATGGACGGCCGTCAACTCAAGCGCTGGGCCTTCAGCCCTGAACAACTGACCGCCGCACAGCGCAACGGGGCCGGCGACGGCTGGCAGCTGGCCGGCCCTGATGGGACCCATCAACTGCTCTGCCTCAACGCTTTCAGCGCCAGCGACGACGAAGATGAAGACTCGGCCGTGGATGAAACCCAAACGCCTTGA